In Moorella sp. Hama-1, a single genomic region encodes these proteins:
- a CDS encoding (Fe-S)-binding protein, with the protein MSVSLPLEVPTLSPYYQKLHEKIVSALGEATLPSCLSCGVCSGGCPTGNIGAPVDPRKIVRQLLWGMEDKALGADMLWLCTMCGRCTVYCPVGVNMGDLVRALRTQLAEERRVPENLQKVVDLAIDSGNNMGISREDYLDTLDWMQEELQAEFGPEAGIPVDQKGARVMYVINPREAKFFPLSILAAAKVFQAAGESWTLSSQAWDATNYALFSGDEQAGGILVQRLADEVAHLGCQELIMTECGHAFRAIRWGPEHWLGHKLPFPVRSIVQLMDEYLAAGRIRLDPSRNSELVTYHDPCNLGRKEGIFEEPRRVLRAAVTNFVEMTPNRANNYCCGGGGGMLSLSEFGQERLAKGQVKVEQIQRTGAAIVATPCHNCVDQLNDLCRHYHLKVKVKNLVELVADALVLDHKE; encoded by the coding sequence ATGTCCGTTTCACTACCCCTGGAAGTACCCACCCTGTCGCCCTATTATCAAAAATTACATGAAAAAATAGTTAGCGCCCTGGGAGAAGCTACTTTGCCGTCCTGCCTCTCCTGCGGCGTCTGCAGCGGCGGCTGCCCTACCGGTAATATCGGTGCCCCCGTCGACCCCCGCAAGATTGTCCGCCAGCTCCTGTGGGGGATGGAGGATAAAGCCTTAGGGGCGGATATGCTTTGGCTCTGTACCATGTGCGGCCGCTGTACCGTTTACTGCCCGGTAGGAGTGAACATGGGCGACCTGGTCCGGGCCCTGCGTACTCAACTGGCGGAAGAAAGGCGAGTCCCGGAAAATCTACAGAAGGTAGTTGACCTGGCTATCGACTCCGGTAACAATATGGGCATCAGCCGGGAGGATTACCTGGACACCCTGGACTGGATGCAGGAGGAACTCCAGGCGGAGTTTGGCCCGGAAGCAGGGATACCAGTCGACCAAAAAGGCGCCCGGGTGATGTACGTCATTAACCCCCGGGAAGCCAAGTTCTTCCCCCTCTCCATCCTGGCGGCGGCCAAAGTATTCCAGGCTGCCGGCGAAAGCTGGACCCTCTCCAGCCAGGCCTGGGACGCGACTAACTACGCCCTTTTTTCCGGTGATGAGCAAGCCGGGGGCATCCTGGTGCAACGCCTGGCTGATGAAGTGGCCCACCTGGGCTGCCAGGAACTCATTATGACCGAGTGCGGCCACGCCTTCCGCGCCATCCGCTGGGGGCCGGAGCACTGGCTGGGGCATAAACTCCCCTTCCCCGTCCGCAGCATTGTCCAGTTGATGGATGAATACCTGGCTGCCGGACGGATCCGCCTGGACCCCTCCCGCAACAGCGAACTGGTAACCTACCATGACCCCTGCAACCTGGGCCGTAAAGAGGGCATTTTTGAAGAGCCGCGGCGGGTACTGCGGGCAGCCGTCACTAATTTCGTCGAAATGACCCCCAACCGCGCGAACAACTACTGCTGTGGCGGCGGTGGCGGCATGCTCTCTTTAAGCGAGTTCGGCCAGGAACGCCTGGCTAAAGGCCAAGTTAAAGTAGAGCAAATCCAACGCACCGGGGCCGCCATCGTCGCCACCCCCTGCCACAACTGTGTCGATCAGCTCAATGACCTCTGCCGCCATTATCACCTTAAGGTCAAGGTAAAGAACCTGGTCGAACTGGTAGCCGATGCTCTGGTCCTGGACCATAAGGAGTGA
- a CDS encoding MerR family transcriptional regulator: MTEQMLYPISVIADLLGIQPGTLRVWERHKLIRPARKNGRRLYSNNDLKRLRFIQKLIDKGFNLNSLKHYLAFYPCWLYEDCPACSHKTERIGCAKPCWKEEGTYCQISFDDPSLCSRCPYKNPETK, encoded by the coding sequence GTGACGGAACAAATGCTATATCCCATTAGCGTTATCGCTGATTTGTTAGGCATCCAGCCGGGTACCCTACGGGTCTGGGAGCGGCATAAACTCATCCGGCCCGCTCGTAAAAACGGGCGGCGCTTATACTCCAACAACGACTTGAAGCGCTTGCGGTTTATCCAAAAACTCATTGATAAAGGCTTCAATTTAAATTCCCTTAAGCACTACCTGGCTTTTTATCCCTGCTGGCTGTACGAGGATTGCCCGGCCTGTTCCCATAAAACCGAGCGCATCGGCTGCGCCAAGCCCTGCTGGAAGGAGGAAGGTACTTATTGCCAGATCTCCTTTGACGATCCCTCCCTTTGCAGCAGATGCCCCTATAAAAACCCGGAAACGAAGTAA
- a CDS encoding Rpn family recombination-promoting nuclease/putative transposase, protein MLVTPQGPLLVAARPVLKSDGSGPARGTLIFGRAFRDKDVKELSEITRLPLSLRPPGAVDFRELQPAGLLKDGEPFYVKILSPKESVGFAVIKDLQGERALILQVNSYPRAVQAFLAARRAFGLFLALAAALCCLKKSYRIALSSPDLTGVADLILMHHERWDGKGYPHGIKGEEIPVECRILAIADAFDVMTSERPYREADVVYRLKNRDKNVIFYILLELQSTVDYLMPFRLLLYMVEIWREIYNNTPQHERESKTFRLPPIVPAVLYNGTGSWTAALSFKEMLDSYQEFNGHLLDFHYLLFDVNRYSEEELVKAANVSASIFLLDQKAKPEKLVIRLQKLAGAIKTMTPDEFRHITTWLKHVIKPKMPAGIQAKVDCILDANNPLEVEQMISNLEIALDEMKQEILLQGKLEGKLEGKLEGKLEGKLEVAKNLLLLNVDINTIIKATGLNLEEINALRRQLEH, encoded by the coding sequence GTGTTGGTGACGCCGCAAGGGCCGTTGCTGGTAGCCGCCAGGCCCGTCTTAAAAAGTGACGGCAGCGGTCCCGCCCGGGGGACCCTTATCTTCGGCCGCGCCTTCAGGGATAAAGATGTAAAAGAGCTCTCGGAGATTACCCGCCTCCCCCTCTCCCTTCGCCCCCCGGGTGCCGTCGACTTCCGCGAGCTCCAACCAGCAGGCTTACTTAAAGACGGAGAACCCTTTTACGTAAAAATTCTTTCCCCGAAAGAGAGCGTTGGCTTTGCCGTCATTAAGGATTTGCAAGGTGAAAGGGCCTTAATCCTCCAGGTGAACTCTTACCCGCGCGCCGTTCAGGCGTTCCTGGCCGCAAGACGAGCCTTCGGCCTCTTTCTTGCGCTGGCGGCGGCTTTATGCTGCCTAAAAAAGAGCTACCGTATAGCCCTCTCTTCACCCGACCTGACCGGCGTGGCGGATTTAATCTTAATGCATCACGAAAGATGGGACGGTAAAGGATACCCTCACGGGATAAAAGGTGAAGAGATACCAGTAGAATGCCGTATCTTAGCAATAGCTGATGCCTTTGATGTCATGACCAGCGAGCGGCCTTACAGAGAAGCCGATGTCGTCTACCGGCTTAAAAACAGGGATAAAAACGTCATCTTTTACATCCTGCTGGAGCTTCAGTCAACGGTAGACTACCTGATGCCCTTCCGCCTTTTGCTCTATATGGTGGAGATCTGGCGGGAAATCTACAACAACACCCCGCAGCACGAGCGGGAGAGCAAGACTTTCCGCCTGCCGCCCATCGTCCCGGCGGTGCTCTACAACGGCACCGGCTCCTGGACGGCGGCACTTTCCTTCAAAGAGATGTTAGACAGTTACCAGGAGTTCAACGGGCATCTCCTGGACTTCCATTACCTGCTGTTCGATGTCAATCGCTACAGCGAAGAAGAACTCGTCAAAGCCGCCAATGTAAGCGCCAGCATATTTTTACTGGACCAAAAAGCCAAGCCGGAAAAGCTGGTAATACGCCTCCAAAAACTGGCGGGAGCAATAAAGACCATGACTCCCGATGAGTTCCGCCATATAACAACCTGGCTGAAGCACGTTATCAAACCTAAAATGCCTGCTGGCATACAGGCAAAAGTGGACTGCATCCTGGATGCCAACAACCCCCTGGAGGTGGAACAGATGATTAGCAACCTGGAAATCGCTCTGGATGAAATGAAGCAAGAGATTTTATTGCAAGGAAAGCTGGAAGGGAAATTAGAAGGAAAGCTGGAAGGGAAGTTAGAAGGAAAGTTAGAAGTAGCCAAGAACTTACTCCTGCTAAACGTCGACATCAACACCATTATTAAGGCCACGGGGCTTAACCTGGAAGAGATAAACGCCCTAAGAAGGCAACTGGAACATTGA
- a CDS encoding NAD(P)/FAD-dependent oxidoreductase: MQYTDILVVGGGIAGHTAALAARRYYHNKKVTLVRKEVRALIPWGLAYACAAGTLNRFVLGDAWLQQAGVKLVIDAVTTIDRRSRRVATACGEEISYAKMILATGSSPAPFPLKGADLPGVFVLKKELPYLKEIQQRLAEAGNLVIIGGGLNGVELALACSTRPQQRVTLVELLPHCLARVFSEELCELAEEKLRQRGVEIITAAGVAELLGGDRVEQVRLSNGLTLPADVVILANGALPRTDLARQAGLETDAQAGILVDDYLRTSDAAIFAAGDCAAPRSHAVPGVPLPRQARMAGQEARVAAANLFTLQRRRESTIARFAIAIGDLTLGAVGPVINPAAGAGTEEPASAVSTMVASDLAVKVAYARENGVALAAQIQGQPLARVRETMAYLAAAIEQQTPFTELALA; this comes from the coding sequence ATGCAATATACGGATATTCTAGTTGTCGGCGGGGGGATTGCCGGACATACGGCGGCCCTGGCTGCCCGGCGGTATTACCATAATAAAAAGGTTACCCTGGTGCGTAAAGAGGTCCGGGCGCTGATCCCCTGGGGTCTCGCTTACGCCTGTGCCGCCGGGACCCTGAATAGATTTGTCCTGGGCGACGCCTGGCTCCAGCAAGCGGGAGTTAAACTGGTAATCGATGCGGTTACGACAATTGACCGCCGGAGCCGGCGCGTCGCCACCGCCTGCGGGGAAGAAATCAGCTATGCAAAAATGATCCTGGCTACCGGTTCCTCCCCGGCACCTTTTCCCCTTAAAGGGGCCGACCTGCCCGGTGTCTTTGTCCTCAAAAAAGAGTTGCCCTACCTGAAAGAAATCCAGCAACGCCTGGCTGAGGCCGGAAACCTGGTCATTATCGGCGGAGGTCTGAACGGCGTTGAACTGGCCCTGGCCTGTAGCACCAGGCCCCAGCAGCGCGTTACCCTGGTGGAGCTGCTCCCCCACTGCCTGGCCCGGGTCTTTAGCGAGGAGCTCTGCGAGCTGGCAGAAGAAAAGCTTCGCCAGCGGGGCGTGGAGATTATCACCGCTGCCGGCGTGGCAGAATTGCTGGGCGGTGACCGGGTGGAACAGGTAAGGCTCAGCAATGGCCTTACTTTACCCGCCGATGTTGTTATCCTGGCTAATGGCGCTCTACCCCGTACCGATTTAGCCCGGCAGGCCGGTCTGGAAACCGACGCCCAGGCTGGCATCCTGGTGGATGACTATCTGCGGACCAGTGATGCCGCCATCTTTGCTGCCGGTGACTGCGCTGCACCTCGTTCCCATGCTGTTCCGGGGGTTCCCCTTCCCCGGCAGGCCCGTATGGCCGGCCAGGAAGCGCGGGTGGCTGCCGCCAACCTCTTTACCCTCCAACGCCGCCGGGAGAGCACCATCGCCAGGTTCGCCATCGCTATCGGAGACCTGACCCTGGGTGCCGTGGGTCCGGTAATAAATCCGGCTGCAGGGGCCGGGACCGAAGAGCCAGCATCAGCCGTTTCCACTATGGTGGCCAGCGATCTGGCGGTTAAGGTGGCTTATGCCCGGGAGAACGGAGTAGCCCTGGCCGCCCAGATCCAGGGCCAACCCCTGGCCCGGGTGCGGGAAACCATGGCTTATCTGGCAGCCGCTATCGAGCAGCAAACACCCTTCACCGAGCTGGCCCTGGCCTGA
- a CDS encoding nucleotidyl transferase AbiEii/AbiGii toxin family protein: protein MTATWENILGDRTKAVLQVLAASKIARQFYLAGGTGLALQIWHRRSFDLDFFQAGTEEKLKFNPLSRELKNTFMTADLQLVSRQVDQAMWEIKGVKATFLTYPFPLLHKLVAGEIISPILQGINLASPAEIALMKAYALGRRATFRDYVDLYFLLTQGVITLEGLIDGATKKFVLNGEPLFDSRLFLEQLVYTQDLEDKGAVLNMVLEPRPDIETITAYFKEQVRSFLKRQIGDGERVQ from the coding sequence ATGACTGCAACCTGGGAAAACATTTTAGGTGACAGGACAAAGGCGGTTTTACAAGTATTGGCTGCAAGTAAAATTGCCAGGCAGTTTTATCTGGCCGGGGGTACGGGCCTGGCTTTGCAAATATGGCACCGCCGTTCCTTCGACCTGGATTTTTTCCAGGCAGGAACAGAAGAAAAACTTAAATTTAACCCGTTATCACGTGAATTAAAGAACACCTTTATGACCGCGGACTTGCAACTCGTATCCAGACAAGTCGATCAGGCCATGTGGGAGATAAAAGGGGTCAAGGCAACGTTCTTGACGTACCCTTTTCCTTTGTTACATAAACTTGTTGCTGGAGAAATTATCAGCCCGATCTTGCAGGGAATAAACCTGGCATCCCCAGCAGAAATCGCTTTGATGAAAGCTTATGCCCTTGGACGACGAGCTACCTTTCGGGATTATGTTGATCTATATTTTTTGTTAACCCAGGGGGTAATAACCCTGGAAGGCCTGATTGACGGGGCCACTAAAAAATTTGTGTTAAACGGCGAACCACTTTTTGACAGCCGCCTGTTTTTAGAGCAATTGGTGTATACGCAGGATTTGGAGGATAAAGGTGCTGTCTTGAATATGGTGCTAGAACCCCGGCCTGATATCGAAACAATAACCGCTTATTTTAAGGAACAGGTCCGCTCTTTTCTCAAGCGGCAAATAGGGGATGGGGAACGAGTCCAATGA
- a CDS encoding metal ABC transporter permease, with protein MAAAWENTLGDRTKAVLQVLASSKIPGNFIWPLVQDWLYRYGTSGSFDLGNNLGLLPGPKTRALELLWGSILTITGSDIWLLAVVAVVITGLAVLFFKEIQAVIFHREMARAVGIPADAIFYSILFLTGATVTASLRSIGGLLIFNLILNPAAAAYQLTYSLKYMFFLAALFGVLSCWAGLGVSYILDVPSGAAIVLTSAVIFVLATIFSPKRKVKQWQENE; from the coding sequence ATGGCTGCAGCCTGGGAAAACACTTTGGGCGACAGGACAAAGGCGGTTTTACAGGTATTGGCCTCAAGTAAAATACCCGGCAATTTTATCTGGCCGCTGGTACAGGACTGGCTCTACAGATATGGCACCAGCGGTTCGTTCGACCTGGGTAATAACCTGGGCCTGTTACCCGGTCCTAAAACCCGGGCTTTAGAACTTCTCTGGGGTAGTATCTTGACAATCACCGGGAGCGATATCTGGCTTCTGGCAGTTGTAGCTGTCGTAATTACCGGGCTGGCCGTGCTATTTTTTAAAGAGATCCAGGCGGTTATCTTTCATCGCGAGATGGCCCGGGCGGTAGGCATACCGGCCGATGCCATCTTTTACAGTATCCTTTTTCTTACCGGCGCTACTGTAACCGCTTCCCTGCGCAGCATTGGCGGCCTATTAATTTTTAATCTGATTTTAAATCCGGCCGCAGCTGCTTACCAGCTCACCTATAGCTTGAAATACATGTTTTTCCTGGCGGCGCTTTTTGGTGTCCTTTCCTGCTGGGCCGGGCTTGGTGTTTCTTATATCCTGGATGTTCCCAGCGGGGCGGCGATAGTCCTTACTTCGGCCGTTATTTTTGTCCTGGCAACAATTTTCTCCCCGAAACGGAAGGTAAAACAGTGGCAAGAAAATGAGTGA
- a CDS encoding class I SAM-dependent methyltransferase, whose amino-acid sequence MLSHREYFNSKADIWDSLCATEEKAKLETIIKGLKIAPGSTVLDVGCGMGILIPYLLAAVGPAGRIVALDIAEAMLERAQSKGLSANVEFICADVVSIPYPDATFDEVICNSAFPHFPHKLKALKEMARVVKPGGRVVICHTKARETINSLHKSLGGVVAGDQIPSGNEMMGMLVAAGLTEIEIDDGPDYYLASGVKPRYE is encoded by the coding sequence ATGCTTAGCCACCGCGAGTATTTTAACAGCAAGGCTGATATTTGGGACAGCCTGTGTGCGACGGAAGAAAAAGCCAAACTGGAAACAATTATTAAAGGATTAAAAATTGCGCCTGGCAGCACGGTGTTAGATGTGGGTTGCGGCATGGGGATATTAATTCCCTATTTACTGGCTGCCGTGGGACCCGCCGGCCGGATAGTGGCCCTGGATATAGCCGAGGCCATGCTGGAACGGGCGCAAAGTAAAGGGCTCTCCGCTAATGTGGAGTTTATTTGCGCCGACGTTGTTTCCATACCCTATCCGGATGCTACTTTCGACGAGGTCATCTGCAACTCGGCTTTCCCCCATTTTCCCCATAAACTTAAGGCCTTAAAAGAGATGGCCCGGGTGGTAAAACCGGGCGGGAGGGTGGTTATCTGCCATACGAAAGCACGGGAAACCATAAATAGTTTGCATAAATCCCTGGGGGGCGTTGTGGCCGGGGACCAGATCCCGTCGGGCAACGAAATGATGGGTATGCTGGTAGCTGCCGGGCTAACGGAAATCGAGATTGACGATGGTCCTGATTATTACCTGGCATCTGGGGTCAAGCCGAGGTATGAGTAA
- a CDS encoding CHASE4 domain-containing protein — protein MSLKTKVLLVFCAVFALLALIFFAVSYVITGNIAGKLENESIQGNVEVALQALERELTALDKSAADWAIWDDTYSFVEDRNREYLKKNLGNNTFKILGFNYAVFLNTRGEIVYARGYDPEAGKEIPLPPGIVFAAHNQTGAIKVCW, from the coding sequence ATGTCTTTAAAAACAAAAGTGTTGCTTGTTTTCTGCGCCGTCTTTGCCCTTCTTGCCCTTATTTTTTTCGCGGTTTCCTATGTTATAACAGGGAATATTGCAGGCAAGCTGGAAAACGAAAGTATCCAGGGTAATGTGGAGGTGGCCCTGCAGGCCCTGGAAAGGGAATTAACGGCGCTGGATAAATCTGCTGCCGACTGGGCCATCTGGGACGACACTTATAGCTTCGTGGAGGACAGGAACCGGGAATATCTTAAGAAAAACCTGGGCAATAACACGTTTAAAATTTTAGGGTTCAATTATGCTGTTTTCCTAAATACCAGGGGAGAAATAGTATACGCCAGGGGTTACGACCCTGAGGCGGGAAAAGAAATACCCTTACCTCCCGGCATAGTTTTTGCCGCTCATAACCAAACAGGCGCCATAAAGGTGTGTTGGTGA
- a CDS encoding MerR family transcriptional regulator produces MYPIGMVVQVLAISPNRLRRWEERGLVVPKRKNGRRCYSELDLQRLMLIKRLLDSREYTLISLPEHLDLYPCWQDGECRAGGPVAVEPPEGRPCWQRKNKYCPG; encoded by the coding sequence ATGTATCCTATCGGTATGGTTGTTCAGGTTTTAGCTATCTCTCCCAACCGCTTGCGACGCTGGGAAGAAAGGGGCCTGGTCGTTCCCAAACGGAAAAACGGCCGGCGCTGTTATTCAGAACTGGACCTGCAACGCCTGATGTTGATTAAACGCCTACTGGATAGCAGGGAATACACCCTCATCTCCCTCCCGGAGCACCTGGACCTTTACCCCTGCTGGCAGGACGGGGAATGCCGGGCCGGGGGTCCCGTGGCCGTGGAACCGCCGGAGGGGCGCCCCTGCTGGCAAAGAAAAAACAAATATTGCCCGGGCTAA
- a CDS encoding FAD-dependent oxidoreductase has product MPNATLPVAVLGAGIAGVQASLDLARLGHRVFLLERATRPGGKLAILPKTFPTNDCSACALTPPDSFFCIRSPHFIQQAGANNITLLTGVEIRKLTGDAGSFTLHLLQEGREEELEVAAILLCPGYEEYLPPSLPDRYGYGRYPGVVTGLELEQHLAASGYPQRPGDNNPVQRVAFVQCAGSRDPAHGMAYCSAVCCMYALKEALMLYEAATAQHLPQPEITVFYMDLRTYGQAYEDYLTRVRQEYGLQLVRSRIHSIIQVPANPRLTIRYALEDGPARVEEFDLAVLATGLRPPDGARELATTLGIELDQAGFCLTPALAPVSTSRPGIFVAGAFKGPCDVIDAVTQGSAAAATCAAWLREKESSPKVDLYTTRVVPAEDQGENIPGFLSGTTGGASSSQPPTSKPSPPTSSTRVGVFICTCDQLVTGLDLDELEKYCRNLPGVARVQRLSLCDPAAGAELQQAIAASGLNRVVAAACSARALEPILRGHLVRAGLAGMPIYKVVNLLDHAVRLYSNHPELATRKARDLVRMAVASLNVATPQGEEKITITPAALVIGGGLAGMVTALTLGDLGYKVHLVEKEGQLGGYGRRLGHTLTGADVQAYLKGLDRRLTQHPHIHLHLDAKIIATAGHQGGFQTEIEIAGERREIIGHGVTILATGAGEKKPQQYLYGQHPAVVTGLELEDLLKNPVRLAGLEQVVFIQCVHSRDADHPYCSRTCCSEAIKSALELKKINPAIQIYVLNRDIMTYGRQEERYTAARSQGVLFLRYQPENPPRVTAAAVGTGTGRRVQVRAYDSILGEEVIINADLLVLATGMEPRVDNAQLASLFQVPLDDHGFFATSNPKLKPVETPVPGVFTCGLAAGPKNLEETIASARAAAGKAAAILARESYAVTHQVARVEGACAACLTCVRICPHGAPAIKDHRSHIDPLLCQGCGACVAACPAGAITLAGCTQAEVAAELQTLSGASEETAGTVIFTCSYCAYANFENASGIDCQDDVSVLHVPCLSRIGTLEVLQAVEAGAREIVLTGCVEGQCHFRPARNYGSKPNRPDPMLCQEQAWHRARQILDEIGFDTGMVKVLRLPPPLPGQGQTPINCLAGKAML; this is encoded by the coding sequence ATGCCAAACGCGACATTGCCTGTAGCCGTGCTGGGAGCCGGTATCGCCGGAGTCCAGGCGTCCCTGGATCTAGCCCGCCTGGGGCACCGGGTGTTCCTTTTGGAACGCGCCACCCGGCCGGGGGGTAAACTAGCGATCCTACCTAAAACCTTTCCCACTAATGATTGCAGTGCCTGCGCTTTAACGCCGCCGGACAGCTTCTTTTGCATCCGTTCGCCCCATTTCATCCAGCAGGCCGGAGCAAATAATATTACCCTTCTTACCGGTGTCGAAATACGAAAATTAACGGGAGATGCTGGTAGTTTCACCCTGCACCTTCTCCAGGAAGGTCGGGAGGAAGAGTTAGAAGTAGCGGCTATCCTCCTCTGCCCCGGTTACGAGGAATACCTCCCCCCCAGCCTCCCTGACCGCTATGGTTACGGGCGCTACCCGGGCGTAGTAACCGGCCTGGAACTGGAGCAGCACCTGGCGGCCAGCGGCTACCCGCAGCGCCCGGGAGACAATAACCCGGTACAGCGGGTGGCCTTCGTCCAGTGCGCCGGCTCCCGCGACCCGGCCCATGGGATGGCTTATTGTTCAGCCGTCTGCTGCATGTATGCCCTTAAGGAAGCCTTAATGCTCTACGAGGCGGCCACGGCTCAGCATCTACCCCAGCCGGAAATAACTGTTTTCTATATGGACCTGCGTACTTACGGCCAGGCCTACGAGGATTACTTGACCCGGGTGCGGCAGGAGTACGGCCTGCAACTGGTGCGCTCCCGCATTCATAGTATTATCCAGGTACCGGCCAACCCCCGCCTTACCATCCGCTACGCCCTGGAAGACGGCCCGGCCAGGGTAGAGGAATTCGACCTGGCGGTGCTGGCTACAGGACTGAGGCCGCCGGATGGCGCCCGGGAACTGGCTACTACCCTGGGAATTGAACTGGACCAGGCCGGCTTCTGTTTGACGCCTGCCCTGGCCCCGGTTTCCACGTCGCGTCCCGGCATCTTTGTCGCCGGCGCCTTCAAGGGCCCCTGCGATGTCATCGACGCCGTCACCCAGGGTTCGGCCGCAGCCGCCACCTGTGCCGCCTGGCTGCGAGAAAAGGAATCGTCTCCCAAGGTAGACCTTTATACCACGCGAGTGGTACCAGCGGAGGACCAAGGTGAAAATATTCCTGGCTTCCTATCCGGAACAACTGGCGGAGCCAGTTCCTCCCAACCTCCCACCTCCAAACCCTCACCTCCCACCTCTAGTACCAGGGTAGGTGTGTTTATCTGCACCTGCGACCAGCTGGTTACCGGCCTGGACCTGGATGAGTTGGAGAAATACTGTCGTAATCTGCCTGGCGTAGCCAGGGTACAGAGGTTATCCCTCTGCGACCCGGCCGCTGGCGCGGAACTACAGCAGGCTATCGCCGCCTCCGGCCTGAACCGCGTAGTGGCGGCGGCCTGCAGTGCCCGCGCCCTGGAACCGATCCTCAGGGGGCACCTGGTCCGGGCGGGCCTTGCCGGGATGCCTATTTATAAGGTAGTTAACCTCCTTGATCATGCAGTCCGGCTTTACAGCAACCATCCCGAACTTGCCACCCGAAAGGCCCGGGACCTGGTACGCATGGCGGTAGCTAGTTTAAACGTTGCTACCCCGCAGGGAGAAGAAAAGATCACGATAACCCCGGCCGCCCTGGTAATCGGCGGTGGTCTGGCTGGGATGGTTACCGCCCTTACCCTGGGCGACCTGGGTTATAAAGTACATCTGGTAGAAAAAGAAGGGCAACTGGGCGGCTACGGCCGTCGTTTGGGCCATACCCTGACCGGCGCCGACGTACAGGCCTACCTGAAAGGGCTCGACCGGCGCCTCACGCAACACCCCCATATCCATCTCCACCTCGACGCTAAAATCATAGCCACAGCCGGCCACCAGGGCGGCTTCCAGACGGAGATTGAGATTGCCGGGGAAAGGAGGGAAATCATCGGCCACGGCGTTACTATCCTGGCAACAGGTGCCGGGGAAAAGAAGCCGCAACAGTACCTCTACGGCCAGCACCCGGCGGTAGTGACCGGGTTGGAGTTGGAAGACCTGCTTAAAAACCCCGTCAGGCTGGCCGGCCTGGAGCAGGTGGTATTCATCCAATGTGTCCATTCCCGCGATGCCGACCACCCCTATTGCAGCCGTACCTGTTGCAGCGAAGCTATTAAAAGCGCCCTGGAACTCAAGAAGATCAATCCGGCGATCCAAATTTACGTTCTCAACCGGGATATCATGACCTACGGCCGGCAGGAAGAGAGGTACACGGCCGCCCGTTCCCAGGGCGTCCTCTTCCTGCGCTACCAGCCGGAAAACCCGCCCCGGGTAACTGCTGCCGCGGTAGGCACGGGAACCGGGCGCAGGGTGCAGGTACGGGCCTATGATTCTATCCTTGGTGAGGAAGTTATTATTAACGCCGACCTGCTGGTCCTGGCCACCGGCATGGAACCCCGGGTGGACAATGCGCAGCTGGCCTCCCTGTTCCAGGTGCCCCTGGATGATCATGGCTTTTTTGCCACCAGCAACCCCAAATTAAAACCCGTGGAAACGCCGGTGCCCGGCGTCTTTACCTGCGGCCTGGCGGCAGGGCCCAAGAATCTGGAGGAAACCATAGCCTCGGCCCGGGCCGCAGCCGGCAAAGCGGCGGCCATCCTGGCCCGGGAGAGCTACGCGGTCACCCACCAGGTCGCCCGGGTCGAAGGCGCCTGCGCCGCCTGCCTCACCTGCGTGCGCATCTGCCCCCACGGCGCCCCGGCCATCAAGGATCACCGTTCCCATATTGATCCCCTCCTCTGCCAGGGCTGCGGCGCCTGCGTAGCCGCCTGCCCGGCCGGGGCCATTACCTTGGCGGGCTGCACCCAGGCTGAAGTAGCCGCCGAACTCCAAACCCTTAGCGGGGCATCGGAGGAGACAGCGGGTACTGTTATCTTTACTTGCAGTTACTGCGCCTACGCCAATTTTGAAAATGCTTCCGGGATCGACTGCCAGGACGATGTCTCCGTGTTGCATGTACCCTGTTTAAGCCGGATCGGCACCCTGGAGGTGCTGCAGGCCGTCGAGGCGGGGGCTCGGGAAATCGTGCTGACGGGCTGCGTCGAAGGCCAGTGCCACTTCCGCCCGGCCCGCAACTACGGCAGCAAACCTAACCGCCCTGACCCCATGTTGTGCCAGGAACAGGCCTGGCACCGGGCCCGGCAGATACTGGACGAAATCGGTTTTGACACCGGTATGGTCAAGGTCTTACGCCTCCCTCCCCCCCTTCCCGGTCAGGGCCAGACACCGATCAATTGCCTGGCAGGCAAAGCCATGTTGTAA